The DNA region AGGGGCGCGACCGCTCCGAACGAGTTCGCGCTGCGGATCAGATCGGCGACGAAGCTGGTGATCTTCTGGACGCCGTCGGGCAGCAGCGCATAGAACTGCGAACCGCTCCCGGCCGTCCGGGTCTCCAACACCGCTCCCACCTGTGAGCCGGGCACCCACTCCGATGGTGTTCCCGCCAGCGGAATCACCGGAACCCGCAGCGGTTCGGTGCTCGGCAGGGCATCGAACAGGGCCCGTGACATCTCCACCGGCGTCGTGATGCCGGGGTCGATACCGAGACTGAGCGTGATCGCGCGGTCCGCAGGGTCCACCTGGGAACGCTTGCCGCCCCAGATGACGTACGTCGCGCCGTGGAAGCGGGTGAGCACGGCGGCGTCGGCGGCCAGCGGTGCGGCCCGGCCTGCCGGACTCAGCGATCCGGCGATCGACGTCACCACGGGCGCTTCGGTGCGCCGGGGGGCGCCCGCGGTATCGCAGACCGCCCACGCCGAGGGCGCGCCCGTGCTGGCGGTCAGGGAGGCCGGGGCGCCGGGGATACCGATCATCGGGCCGGTCGGATACCTGGCGATCTCCACGGGCTTGACCCAGGTGGGCGCCTCCGCATGACCGACGGCCAGCCGTGCCGAAGTGATGTTCAGCGCCGGATACAGGCGCCCGTCGATGCGCGCATAGATTGCACCGGAATCGCGGTCTCCGACGATCGAGGACGTGCGTACGATGCCGGCCGGCCGTAGTACGTTGAGCAACAGCATCCAGCCCATGCCGATGAAGATCAGCACGATCGAGAGAACGATGGCGGCGGTCTGC from Mycolicibacter sp. MU0083 includes:
- the eccB gene encoding type VII secretion protein EccB, whose product is MPLSLSNRDQNSGHLFYNRRLRAATTKFSVRMKHDDRKQTAAIVLSIVLIFIGMGWMLLLNVLRPAGIVRTSSIVGDRDSGAIYARIDGRLYPALNITSARLAVGHAEAPTWVKPVEIARYPTGPMIGIPGAPASLTASTGAPSAWAVCDTAGAPRRTEAPVVTSIAGSLSPAGRAAPLAADAAVLTRFHGATYVIWGGKRSQVDPADRAITLSLGIDPGITTPVEMSRALFDALPSTEPLRVPVIPLAGTPSEWVPGSQVGAVLETRTAGSGSQFYALLPDGVQKITSFVADLIRSANSFGAVAPLVVSPDKLVNIPEVGTLPVEYYPDSRLRFVDTAADPTTCVGWEKATGDRQARVTVYNGRGLPVPGEMDNRIVRLVRDDRGPDSVVANQVLVLPGATNLVTSTSELLDSDSRETLFWVSPNGVRFGIAAETETLQGLGLDPGSAQQAPWPLLRTFAAGPALSRHSALLARDTVVASGAVQPVTPNNQQGVPGGH